A window of the Pristiophorus japonicus isolate sPriJap1 chromosome 13, sPriJap1.hap1, whole genome shotgun sequence genome harbors these coding sequences:
- the LOC139278245 gene encoding putative nuclease HARBI1: protein MAFPMGIPLYTIIVEDGEGEEEEQQRMEAKRIRQHGKRHHPTRYYPPQRIYRQRRSFEDLSDDLCVQRVRLSKGAIANLCELLREDLQPHSTARTALSVEMKVTTALNFFGTGSFQGATGNMCNISQGAVRAAIQQVTDVLFTKAAGFINFGITPRQQRERAKEFCYIAGFPNVQGAIGGTHVALKAPAEQPLIFVNRKGFHSLNVQIVCDAHQKILYVNAKHAGSCHDSVIVQHSTLPDLFHEDNRVQGWLVGDQAYALQTWLMPPLIQPRMPAEDVYNQAQAATRAVVERTIRLLKSRFRCLDRSSGALQYTPQRVARIVIACCVLHNFALQEGHLFSVDDEEPLLPEERELQAPAFEEDELLEDSSLDAARAIQNQIVQEEFNR, encoded by the coding sequence ATGGCATTCCCCATGGGCATACCTCTCTATACCATCATTGtggaagatggggagggggaggaggaggaacagcagcgtATGGAGGCGAAGAGAATAAGGCAGCATGGCAAAAGACATCACCCGACCAGGTACTACCCTCCACAGCGTATCTATAGGCAGCGCAGGTCTTTCGAGGATCTCTCGGACGATCTCTGTGTTCAAAGGGTGCGATTATCCAAGGGTGCCATTGCAAATCTGTGCGAACTCCTTCGTGAAGATCTTCAGCCGCACTCCACTGCCCGAACAGCTTTGTCTGTCGAAATGAAAGTGACCACTGCTCTCAATTTTTTTGGCACTGGGTCCTTTCAAGGTGCCACGGGGAATATGTGCAACATCAGCCAGGGAGCAGTGAGGGCAGCCATTCAACAGGTCACGGATGTGCTCTTCACCAAAGCTGCAGGGTTCATCAACTTTGGCATCACTCCCAGGCAACAGCGGGAAAGAGCCAAGGAGTTCTGCTACATTGCTGGATTCCCCAATGTGCAGGGTGCCATAGGTGGCACTCACGTAGCACTGAAGGCGCCAGCAGAACAACCGCTTATATTCGTGAACAGGAAGGGATTCCATTCACTAAATGTTCAGATTGTCTGCGATGCCCACCAGAAGATCCTGTATGTAAATGCCAAGCACgccggcagctgtcatgactctgtaATTGTACAGCACTCAACACTCCCTGACCTCTTCCACGAAGACAACCGTGTTCAAGGGTGGCTCGTCGGAGACCAGGCATACGCGCTACAGACGTGGCTCATGCCTCCACTAATTCAACCGAGAATGCCTGCAGAGGATGTGTACAACCAGGCTCAGGCAGCAACGAGAGCCGTAGTGGAGAGGACCATAAGACTGTTGAAAAGCAGATTTCGCTGCCTGGACCGATCCAGTGGAGCACTACAGTACACTCCCCAAAGAGTCGCGAGAATCGTTATAGCATGCTGTGTACTGCACAATTTTGCACTACAGGAAGGCCACCTATTTAGCGTTGATGACGAGGAGCCACTGCTGCCCGAGGAAAGGGAGCTGCAGGCTCCAGCGTTTGAGGAGGATGAACTGTTGGAGGATTCATCCCTAGATGCTGCAAGGGCCATCCAAAATCAGATTGTGCAGGAGGAGTTCAACCGCTGA